A stretch of Dermochelys coriacea isolate rDerCor1 chromosome 6, rDerCor1.pri.v4, whole genome shotgun sequence DNA encodes these proteins:
- the LOC119856988 gene encoding fibrinogen-like protein 1: MNLKSSVGFILLLFFKCVAWTSAEEAVVLVNAHLLPPGGYQRLSNNNEKEYARDCYEIFQHSEGSAKDGLYVIQPMKDPIVAYCNMEDGGWTVIQHITANSTVDFDRIWHDYKYGFGSVHDNYWLGNEYVYQLTNTSRPYTLRVKLVDLNAEIKWGEYEPFKIEDEESQYKIRLGLYKGNAADALTQDTEAYLHDNQKFTTKDRDNDNYFQNCAKLEYNGIPGGGWWYDSCAGANLNRRNVIYWQKDCNKEHLCKFAWMMVKPTDHGQCPNKACRCEKDEL, translated from the exons ATGAATTTGAAAAGTTCAGTGGGATTTATTCTGCTGTTATTCTTTAAATGTGTGGCGTGGACAAGTGCTGAAGAAGCTGTGGTGCTTGTTAATGCCCACCTTCTCCCTCCAGGAGGCTACCAGAGATTGAGTAACAACAATGAGAAAG AATATGCAAGGGATTGTTATGAGATTTTTCAGCACTCTGAAGGAAGCGCCAAGGATGGTCTTTATGTCATTCAGCCAATGAAAGATCCTATTGTTGCTTACTGTAATATGGAAGATGGTGGGTGGACGGTAATTCAACACATTACAGCCAATAGCACTGTGGACTTTGATAGGATATGGCATGACTACAAGTATGGATTTGGCTCAGTTCATGACAACTACTGGTTAGGGAATGAATATGTGTATCAGTTAACTAACACGTCAAGGCCATATACACTTAGGGTCAAACTCGTAGATCTAAATGCCGAAATCAAATGGGGAGAGTATGAACCATTCAAAATTGAAGATGAAGAGTCTCAATACAAGATCAGGCTTGGCCTATACAAAGGCAATGCTGCTGACGCCCTGACCCAGGATACAGAAGCATATCTCCATGATAATCAGAAGTTCACTACAAAAGACAGAGACAATGATAACTATTTTCAGAATTGTGCCAAACTAGAGTACAATGGCATTCCAGGTGGAGGGTGGTGGTATGATTCTTGCGCTGGAGCAAATCTAAACCGCAGGAATGTTATATACTGGCAAAAAGACTGCAATAAGGAACATTTGTGCAAGTTTGCCTGGATGATGGTCAAGCCCACTGACCATGGCCAGTGTCCTAACAAGGCTTGTCGTTGTGAAAAAGATGAATTGTAG
- the EMC7 gene encoding ER membrane protein complex subunit 7 codes for MAAWPGPLPSVLLLLVASVLPGGSWGSEAAGTGESPGGPGPGERFKIEGRAVVPGVKPQDWIAAARVLVDGEEHVGFLKTDGSFVVHDIPSGSYVVEVISPAYRFEPVRVDITSKGKMRARYVNYIKTSEVVRLPYPLQMKSSGPPSYFIKRESWGWTDFLMNPMVMMMVLPLLIFVLLPKVVNTSDPDMRREMEQSMNMLNSNHELPDVSEIMTRIFSSKSSSKSGSGSSKAGKSGAGKRR; via the exons ATGGCGGCCTGGCCGGGTCCGCTCCCTTCGgtgctgctgttgctggtggcGTCGGTGCTGCCCGGCGGCTCGTGGGGCTCAGAGGCGGCCGGGACGGGGGAgtcccctggcgggccgggccccGGGGAGCGGTTTAAAATCGAGGGCCGGGCGGTGGTGCCCGGGGTGAAGCCGCAGGACTGGATCGCGGCGGCCCGGGTGCTGGTGGATGGGGAGGAGCACGTCGGCTTCCTCAA GACAGATGGAAGTTTTGTGGTTCATGATATACCTTCTGGATCTTACGTAGTAGAAGTTATATCCCCAGCTTATAGGTTTGAACCAGTTCGAGTGGACATAACTTCAAAAGGCAAAATGAG AGCAAGATATGTGAATTACATCAAAACATCAGAAGTAGTCAGGCTGCCATACCCGCTTCAGATGAAATCTTCTGGACCCCCTTCTTACTTCATAAAGAGAGAGTCTTGGGGATGGACAGACTTTCTAATGAACCCTATG GTTATGATGATGGTTCTTCCGTTACTGATATTTGTATTGCTGCCTAAAGTTGTCAACACCAGTGATCCTGACATGAGACGA gAAATGGAGCAGTCAATGAATATGCTAAATTCCAATCACGAACTGCCTGATGTCTCTGAGATCATGACAAGAATTTTCTCTTCAAAATCTTCCAGCAAGTCTGGCAGTGGGAGCAGTAAAGCTGGGAAAAGTGGTGCTGGAAAAAGGAGGTAG